The Setaria italica strain Yugu1 chromosome IX, Setaria_italica_v2.0, whole genome shotgun sequence genome has a window encoding:
- the LOC101784188 gene encoding uncharacterized protein LOC101784188, with the protein MDHRAFVRPIAVATALQLLAALHGAGPCVTTARPLVGRLPAAASRSRATTTSALAVAPAAAAQYQRGAAAGGDEDAAAREGKWLPFAGAHHLPAAYWAHKPVPWAGVAVGASPELGAAGAVEGGGGEKVVRDRDHHRRHGRESYVGDDVTTRQEQLAMWASLLNPKGRGTPATGWLPAPGIGEAADDEPAKAADTVPVEGAEGDEPSASAGQTYWGNNGN; encoded by the coding sequence ATGGACCACCGCGCCTTCGTCCGCCCGATCGCCGTCGCCACGGCGCTGcagctcctcgccgcgctccacgGGGCCGGGCCGTGCGTTACCACGGCCCGGCCGCTGGTGGGACGGCTGCCCGCGGCGGCCTCCCGGTCccgggcgacgacgacgtccgcgctggcggtggcgccggctgccgccgcccaaTATCAgcggggcgcggcggctggcggcgacgaggacgcggCCGCCAGGGAGGGCAAGTGGCTGCCGTTCGCGGGCGCGCACCACCTTCCCGCGGCGTACTGGGCGCACAAGCCGGTGCCGTGGGCGGGGGTGGCGGTGGGCGCGTCCCCGGAGctgggcgccgccggtgccgtggagggcggcggcggggagaagGTCGTGCGTGACCGGGACCACCACCGTCGTCACGGCCGGGAGTCGTACGTGGGCGACGATGTGACGACGCGGCAGGAGCAGCTCGCCATGTGGGCGTCGCTGCTCAACCCCAAGGGGAGAGGGACGCCGGCCACCGGGTGGTTGCCGGCGCCGGGGATCGGCGaggcggccgacgacgagccagcCAAGGCGGCAGATACTGTCCCTGTCGAAGGGGCGGAGGGGGATGAACCGTCGGCCTCGGCCGGCCAGACCTACTGGGGCAACAACGGCAACTGA
- the LOC101761599 gene encoding F-box/LRR-repeat protein At3g48880, with protein MEKAAPPIPTQETGAAAPPWADMETDCLAHVFRRLDLEDLAAAAPLVCRGWRRAVADPSLWRALDLRRDHVARFMPWAPLAAAFARRYGVPRFALGGFLRICVARAQGSADDVALPPLLASPAADLDHISLQCPRLRRLALPQLPAGDEARLPDLIPRWPLLEHLELDAKPSSASFPALAAQLGRHCPNFVSLKTSGAVKPEDAAALARSLPRLRSLCLDRSYLPKQELLAIIAGCRDLRELSARGCVGFDEGDEEVARRGARMERFDVTGSRMIDELQDELAGGGDDLCDSSYVDVM; from the exons ATGGAGAAAGCGGCGCCCCCCATCCCCACGCAGGAgaccggcgccgcggcgccgccgtgggcgGACATGGAGACGGACTGCCTGGCGCACGTGTTCCGGCGGCTCGACCTCGAGGACCTGGCCGCGGCGGCCCCGCTCGTGTGCCGCGGGtggcgccgcgccgtcgccgacccgTCCCTGTGGCGCGCGCTCGACCTGCGCCGGGACCACGTCGCGCGCTTCATGCCATgggcgccgctcgccgccgccttcgcgcGCCGGTACGGCGTGCCGCGgttcgcgctcgggggcttcctCAGGATCTGCGTCGCGCGCGCGCAGGGATCCGCGGACGACGTCGCGctcccgccgctcctcgcctcgccggccgccgaccTCGACCACATTTCGCTACA GTGCCCGAGGCTGCGGCGGCTGGCGCTCCCGCAGctccccgccggcgacgaggcgcggCTGCCGGACCTCATCCCGCGGTGGCCGCTGCTGGAGCACCTGGAGCTGGACGCCAAGCCGTCCTCGGCCTCCTtccccgccctcgccgcgcaGCTCGGCCGGCACTGCCCCAATTTCGTCAGCCTCAAGACCTCGGGCGCCGTCAAGCCCGAGGacgccgcggcgctggcgcgCTCGCTACCCCGGCTCCGCTCCCTGTGCCTCGACCGGTCCTACCTGCCAAAGCAGGAGCTGCTCGCCATCATCGCCGGCTGCCGGGACCTCCGGGAGCTCAGCGCCCGGGGCTGCGTCGGGTTCGACGAGGGCGACGAGGAGGTGGCCAGGCGCGGCGCCCGGATGGAGCGGTTCGACGTCACAGGGTCCAGGATGATCGACGAGCTCCAGGACgagctggccggcggcggcgacgacctcTGCGACTCCTCCTACGTCGACGTCATGTGA
- the LOC101762013 gene encoding serine/threonine-protein kinase HT1 codes for MASSTSEMPEAKEKLKRSGSLGGNDAYVRADKIDLTSLDIQLEKQLTKTWGKANLKSQGPKEEWEIDLAKLEIRYVIAQGTYGTVYRGTYDGQDVAVKLLDWGEDGFATEAETAALRTSFKQEVAVWHKLSHPNVTKFVGASMGTTDLKIPANNSNGGARTNLPARACCVVVEYLAGGTLKQYLIKNSRRKLAYKVVVQLALDLARGLSYLHSRKIVHRDVKTENMLLTPQRNLKIADFGVARVEAQNPKDMTGATGTLGYMAPEVLDGKPYNRKCDVYSFGICLWEIYCCDMPYPDLSFADVSSAVVHQNLRPDIPRCCPSTFANVMRKCWDANPDKRPDMDEVVQLLEALDTSKGGGMIPDGQSPGCLCFTKARGP; via the exons ATGGCTTCGAGCACCAGCGAGATGCCTGAGGCGAAGGAGAAGCTGAAGAGGTCCGGGAGCCTGGGAGGCAACGATGCGTATGTGCGAGCCGACAAGATTGATCTTACGAGCCTTGACATCCAGCTGGAGAAGCAGCTCACCAAGACCTGGGGCAAGGCCAACCTCAAGTCCCAGGGGCCTAAGGAGGAGTGGGAGATCGATCTTGCGAAGCTGGAGATCCGCTATGTCATCGCGCAGGGGACTTATGGCACCGTGTATCGCGGCACCTATGATGGCCAGGACGTTGCAG TGAAGCTTTTGGATTGGGGAGAAGATGGTTTTGCTACAGAAGCTGAAACTGCAGCTTTGCGAACATCATTTAAGCAGGAGGTTGCTGTTTGGCATAAGCTAAGCCATCCTAATGTTACAAAG TTTGTTGGTGCATCTATGGGTACCACAGATCTTAAGATTCCAGCCAACAATTCCAACGGTGGTGCACGTACTAACTTGCCAGCAAGAGCATGTTGTGTTGTGGTAGAATATCTCGCTGGAGGAACTTTGAAGCAATATTTGATAAAGAACAGCCGACGGAAGCTTGCTTACAAAGTTGTGGTTCAGCTTGCATTGGATTTGGCTAGAGG ATTGAGTTATCTACACTCCAGAAAGATTGTACACAGGGATGTGAAAACTGAAAACATGCTGCTCACTCCACAGCGAAACCTTAAGATTGCTGATTTTGGTGTTGCTCGTGTTGAGGCTCAgaatccaaaggacatgactggTGCAACAGGCACACTTGGTTATATGGCCCCAGAG GTTCTTGATGGTAAACCATACAACAGGAAGTGTGATGTTTACAGTTTTGGCATTTGCCTGTGGGAAATCTATTGTTGTGACATGCCGTACCCAGACCTTAGTTTTGCCGATGTCTCATCCGCTGTTGTCCATCAG AATCTGCGCCCAGACATTCCCCGCTGCTGTCCAAGCACATTTGCTAATGTTATGCGGAAATGCTGGGATGCAAATCCTGATAAACGCCCTGATATGGATGAGGTGGTACAGCTTTTAGAGGCTCTTGACACAAGCAAAGGCGGTGGCATGATACCGGATGGCCAGTCACCAGGATGCTTATGCTTCACCAAGGCTCGCGGTCCATAG